The following coding sequences are from one Bufo bufo chromosome 2, aBufBuf1.1, whole genome shotgun sequence window:
- the FICD gene encoding protein adenylyltransferase FICD isoform X1 — protein MGVYGNSHIRGNLQEDDPATSTWNWGIDTSMAVTEFQWPQLGARYGLRAALVVLSGSLLVALLPLSGLEGHYKAALKVLLQCNLWGGNDRLHTYPGQTTGLAVASTAIELMVFKPKPSSDVKFEARAALNQALEMKRQDKRDKAHKLLLHALKMDPDHVDALNELGIFLEEEKDIIQADYLYSKALMISPHNEKALVNRDRTLPLVEEIDQRYFSIIDSKVKKVMSIPKGNSALRRVMEESYYHHIYHTVAIEGNTLSLSEIRHIIETRYAVPGKSLEEQNEVIGMHAAMKYVNTTLISRIGSVSTDDILEIHRRVLGYVDPVEAGRFRANQVFVGNHIPPHPRDVDKHMQEFVQWLNSDDAMNLHPVEFAALAHYKLVYIHPFVDGNGRTSRLLMNVILMQAGYPPITIRKEQRSEYYHVLEFANEGDVRPFIRFIAKCTESTLDLFLIATAEHPVGLPEPHPDSFECKRTIPVKT, from the exons ATGGGGGTGTACGGGAACTCTCAT ATCCGTGGTAACCTTCAGGAAGATGATCCGGCTACGAGTACCTGGAATTGGGGGATTGACACTTCAATGGCAGTGACAGAGTTTCAATGGCCTCAGCTGGGTGCGCGGTACGGGCTCAGGGCGGCACTGGTGGTGTTGTCTGGGTCACTACTGGTAGCTCTCCTTCCCCTGAGTGGGCTAGAGGGGCACTATAAGGCGGCTCTGAAGGTCCTGCTGCAGTGTAACCTATGGGGAGGGAACGATCGGCTGCACACCTACCCTGGGCAGACGACGGGTCTTGCTGTTGCTTCAACTGCAATCGAACTCATGGTGTTTAAGCCGAAACCGTCTTCag atGTCAAGTTTGAAGCCAGAGCTGCTTTGAACCAAGCACTTGAAATGAAGCGGCAAGACAAGAGGGACAAAGCACACAAGCTACTTCTCCACGCCCTGAAGATGGACCCGGACCATGTGGATGCCCTTAATGAGCTTGGTATTTTTCTGGAGGAAGAGAAGGATATCATCCAGGCAGACTATCTCTACTCGAAAGCATTAATGATCTCCCCCCACAACGAGAAAGCGTTAGTAAATCGAGACCGCACCTTGCCTTTAGTTGAAGAAATAGATCAGAGGTATTTTAGCATCATTGACAGTAAAGTTAAAAAGGTGATGTCCATTCCGAAGGGTAACTCCGCTCTTCGCCGGGTCATGGAAGAGTCTTATTATCATCACATTTACCACACCGTTGCCATCGAAGGAAACACCCTTTCATTGTCTGAAATCCGCCATATAATTGAGACACGATATGCTGTGCCTGGTAAAAGCCTCGAGGAGCAAAATGAAGTCATTGGAATGCATGCCGCCATGAAATATGTCAACACCACTCTGATATCTCGCATAGGATCTGTGTCCACAGACGATATACTGGAAATACACCGCAGAGTGCTGGGCTATGTGGACCCCGTCGAAGCTGGCCGATTCCGTGCAAACCAAGTGTTTGTGGGCAACCATATTCCACCTCATCCCAGAGACGTGGACAAGCACATGCAGGAGTTTGTCCAGTGGCTTAATTCAGATGATGCGATGAACTTGCATCCTGTGGAATTTGCGGCTCTAGCACATTACAAACTGGTCTATATCCACCCTTTTGTTGATGGTAACGGAAGGACTTCACGTTTGCTTATGAATGTGATTTTGATGCAGGCAGGTTACCCCCCAATAACCATCAGGAAGGAACAGAGGTCTGAATATTATCATGTTTTGGAATTTGCGAATGAAGGTGATGTGAGGCCTTTTATTCGATTTATTGCCAAATGCACAGAGTCCACCCTAGACCTTTTCCTAATAGCCACAGCAGAGCACCCTGTGGGTCTCCCAGAGCCCCATCCGGACAGTTTTGAGTGCAAACGCACCATTCCAGTCAAGACTTGA
- the FICD gene encoding protein adenylyltransferase FICD isoform X2 — protein MAVTEFQWPQLGARYGLRAALVVLSGSLLVALLPLSGLEGHYKAALKVLLQCNLWGGNDRLHTYPGQTTGLAVASTAIELMVFKPKPSSDVKFEARAALNQALEMKRQDKRDKAHKLLLHALKMDPDHVDALNELGIFLEEEKDIIQADYLYSKALMISPHNEKALVNRDRTLPLVEEIDQRYFSIIDSKVKKVMSIPKGNSALRRVMEESYYHHIYHTVAIEGNTLSLSEIRHIIETRYAVPGKSLEEQNEVIGMHAAMKYVNTTLISRIGSVSTDDILEIHRRVLGYVDPVEAGRFRANQVFVGNHIPPHPRDVDKHMQEFVQWLNSDDAMNLHPVEFAALAHYKLVYIHPFVDGNGRTSRLLMNVILMQAGYPPITIRKEQRSEYYHVLEFANEGDVRPFIRFIAKCTESTLDLFLIATAEHPVGLPEPHPDSFECKRTIPVKT, from the exons ATGGCAGTGACAGAGTTTCAATGGCCTCAGCTGGGTGCGCGGTACGGGCTCAGGGCGGCACTGGTGGTGTTGTCTGGGTCACTACTGGTAGCTCTCCTTCCCCTGAGTGGGCTAGAGGGGCACTATAAGGCGGCTCTGAAGGTCCTGCTGCAGTGTAACCTATGGGGAGGGAACGATCGGCTGCACACCTACCCTGGGCAGACGACGGGTCTTGCTGTTGCTTCAACTGCAATCGAACTCATGGTGTTTAAGCCGAAACCGTCTTCag atGTCAAGTTTGAAGCCAGAGCTGCTTTGAACCAAGCACTTGAAATGAAGCGGCAAGACAAGAGGGACAAAGCACACAAGCTACTTCTCCACGCCCTGAAGATGGACCCGGACCATGTGGATGCCCTTAATGAGCTTGGTATTTTTCTGGAGGAAGAGAAGGATATCATCCAGGCAGACTATCTCTACTCGAAAGCATTAATGATCTCCCCCCACAACGAGAAAGCGTTAGTAAATCGAGACCGCACCTTGCCTTTAGTTGAAGAAATAGATCAGAGGTATTTTAGCATCATTGACAGTAAAGTTAAAAAGGTGATGTCCATTCCGAAGGGTAACTCCGCTCTTCGCCGGGTCATGGAAGAGTCTTATTATCATCACATTTACCACACCGTTGCCATCGAAGGAAACACCCTTTCATTGTCTGAAATCCGCCATATAATTGAGACACGATATGCTGTGCCTGGTAAAAGCCTCGAGGAGCAAAATGAAGTCATTGGAATGCATGCCGCCATGAAATATGTCAACACCACTCTGATATCTCGCATAGGATCTGTGTCCACAGACGATATACTGGAAATACACCGCAGAGTGCTGGGCTATGTGGACCCCGTCGAAGCTGGCCGATTCCGTGCAAACCAAGTGTTTGTGGGCAACCATATTCCACCTCATCCCAGAGACGTGGACAAGCACATGCAGGAGTTTGTCCAGTGGCTTAATTCAGATGATGCGATGAACTTGCATCCTGTGGAATTTGCGGCTCTAGCACATTACAAACTGGTCTATATCCACCCTTTTGTTGATGGTAACGGAAGGACTTCACGTTTGCTTATGAATGTGATTTTGATGCAGGCAGGTTACCCCCCAATAACCATCAGGAAGGAACAGAGGTCTGAATATTATCATGTTTTGGAATTTGCGAATGAAGGTGATGTGAGGCCTTTTATTCGATTTATTGCCAAATGCACAGAGTCCACCCTAGACCTTTTCCTAATAGCCACAGCAGAGCACCCTGTGGGTCTCCCAGAGCCCCATCCGGACAGTTTTGAGTGCAAACGCACCATTCCAGTCAAGACTTGA